A window of the Euzebyales bacterium genome harbors these coding sequences:
- the argS gene encoding arginine--tRNA ligase, whose translation MPGLTQQLEERLAPAFAAVAGTDVDPVIRRSRHTDFQADGALGLARRLRENPRAIAERIVERADLDDLCSEVAVSGPGFINLTLSAGALGRMLAAISHDERLGVPVTDHPETVVIDYSAPNAAKEMHVGHLRSTIIGDAAVRLLEWVGHTVVRENHIGDWGTPFGMLIEHLLDIGEAEAAHKLSVGDLNGFYRAARRKFEADQVFQERSRQRVVLLQRGDPATLRLWHTLVEESQAYFLAVYDRLGVRLTADDFVGESVYNDQLQAIVDELDKLDLLRVNDAARCVFPGGFHNRNGEPLPLIVQKRDGGFGYAATDLATIRERIYDQGATRLLYVVGLPQRQHLEMVFATARDAGWLTPPARAEHVGHGAILGSDGKILRTRAGASIKLIDLLDEAVARAADVVAAKNPDMDDATRATVAEATGVGAVKYADLSTDRVKDYVFDYDRMLAFEGNTAPYLQYANARIRSIFRKLGRPASTDVAEVVVAAPEERALAIELLSLPGVIDEVVETMEFHRLATYLYGLATAFTGFYENCAVLRSEGRVRDSRLVLCDLTARTLALGLGLLGITAPEQM comes from the coding sequence ATGCCAGGTCTCACGCAGCAGTTGGAGGAGCGGCTGGCGCCGGCGTTCGCCGCCGTCGCCGGCACCGACGTCGATCCGGTGATCCGCCGTTCGCGTCACACCGACTTCCAGGCCGACGGAGCGCTCGGCCTGGCGCGCCGCCTGCGGGAGAACCCACGCGCGATCGCCGAGCGGATCGTCGAGCGGGCCGACCTGGACGACCTGTGCTCTGAGGTCGCGGTGTCGGGTCCGGGCTTCATCAACCTGACCCTGTCGGCGGGCGCCCTGGGTCGGATGCTGGCCGCCATCAGCCACGACGAGCGCCTGGGCGTGCCGGTCACCGACCACCCGGAGACGGTGGTCATCGACTACTCCGCGCCGAACGCGGCGAAGGAGATGCACGTCGGTCACCTGCGGTCGACGATCATCGGCGACGCCGCGGTGCGCCTGCTCGAATGGGTCGGTCACACGGTGGTCCGCGAGAACCACATCGGCGACTGGGGCACGCCCTTCGGGATGCTGATCGAGCACCTGCTCGACATCGGCGAGGCCGAGGCGGCGCACAAGTTGTCGGTCGGCGACCTCAACGGCTTCTACCGGGCGGCACGGCGGAAGTTCGAGGCCGACCAGGTCTTCCAGGAGCGGTCGAGGCAGCGGGTCGTGCTGCTCCAGCGCGGCGATCCTGCGACCTTGCGGCTGTGGCACACGCTGGTCGAGGAGTCGCAGGCCTACTTCCTGGCCGTCTATGACCGGCTCGGTGTGCGGCTGACCGCCGATGACTTCGTCGGTGAGAGCGTCTACAACGATCAGCTGCAGGCGATCGTCGACGAGCTCGACAAGCTCGACCTGCTGCGGGTCAACGACGCGGCGCGGTGCGTGTTCCCCGGCGGGTTCCACAACCGCAACGGCGAACCGCTGCCGCTCATCGTGCAGAAGCGCGACGGGGGGTTCGGGTACGCGGCGACCGACCTGGCCACCATCCGCGAGCGCATCTACGACCAGGGCGCCACGCGCCTGCTGTACGTTGTCGGACTGCCCCAGCGCCAGCACCTCGAGATGGTCTTCGCCACTGCGCGCGACGCCGGGTGGCTGACGCCGCCGGCCCGCGCGGAGCACGTCGGGCACGGCGCGATCCTCGGTTCGGACGGCAAGATCCTGCGGACGCGCGCCGGCGCGTCGATCAAGCTGATCGACCTCCTCGACGAGGCCGTCGCCCGCGCCGCCGACGTCGTGGCCGCCAAGAACCCCGACATGGACGATGCGACCCGGGCGACCGTCGCGGAGGCGACCGGCGTCGGCGCGGTCAAGTACGCCGACCTGTCGACCGACCGGGTGAAGGACTATGTCTTCGACTACGACCGGATGCTGGCGTTCGAGGGCAACACCGCGCCCTACCTCCAGTACGCCAACGCCCGCATCCGGTCGATCTTCCGGAAGCTGGGCCGGCCGGCGTCCACCGATGTGGCCGAGGTCGTGGTCGCGGCGCCTGAGGAACGGGCGCTCGCGATCGAGCTGCTGTCGCTGCCGGGCGTCATCGACGAGGTCGTCGAGACGATGGAGTTCCACCGGCTCGCGACCTACCTGTACGGCCTCGCGACGGCGTTCACCGGCTTCTACGAGAACTGCGCGGTATTGCGGTCCGAGGGGCGGGTGCGAGACAGCCGCCTGGTCCTTTGCGACCTGACGGCGCGGACGCTTGCGCTGGGCCTGGGGCTGCTGGGCATCACCGCGCCCGAGCAGATGTGA
- the ettA gene encoding energy-dependent translational throttle protein EttA: MAEYQFVMKGLTKVVPPNKEILSNIWLSFFPGAKIGVLGPNGAGKSTLLKIMAGVDTEFEGEAWPATGVSVGYLPQEPQLDPTTDVRGNVTAGLAGQARLLERFNELSAKMAEPLDDAEMAKVYDEFAEVSDAIEAAGAWDMDRTLDIAMDALRVPPGDAEVTTLSGGERRRVALCRLLLSRPDLLLLDEPTNHLDAESVAWLERHLDEYAGTVVAVTHDRYFLDNVAGWILELDRGKGLPFQGNYSSWLEQKQARLAQEEREESALQRTLARELEWVRAAPRARQAKSKARLTSYEALLAQSPAERLGKAELVIPNGARLGDVVVDADGVRKGFGDRLLVDDMTFSLPPGGIVGVIGPNGAGKTTLFRMIVGEETPDAGTLRVGDTVELSYVDQSRDALDADGTVFEEISDGRDTLEIGGREIAARSYVAQFNFKGPDQQKKVGTCSGGERNRIHMAKLLRRGGNLLLLDEPTNDLDVDTLRSLEDALLAFAGCAVIISHDRWFLDRIATHILAFEGDSEATWFTGTYSEYEQDRRARLGADAAQPHRIAYKPLTRG, from the coding sequence GTGGCCGAGTACCAGTTCGTGATGAAGGGCCTGACGAAGGTCGTTCCCCCCAACAAGGAGATCCTGTCCAACATCTGGCTGTCGTTCTTCCCTGGCGCCAAGATCGGCGTGCTCGGTCCGAACGGCGCGGGCAAGTCGACGCTGCTCAAGATCATGGCGGGCGTCGACACCGAGTTCGAGGGCGAGGCGTGGCCGGCGACCGGAGTGTCGGTCGGCTACCTGCCGCAGGAGCCCCAGCTGGATCCGACCACGGACGTCCGCGGCAACGTGACGGCCGGCCTGGCCGGGCAGGCGCGGCTACTCGAACGCTTCAACGAGCTGTCGGCGAAGATGGCCGAACCGCTGGACGACGCGGAGATGGCGAAGGTCTACGACGAGTTCGCCGAGGTGTCGGACGCCATCGAGGCGGCGGGTGCGTGGGACATGGACCGCACGCTCGACATCGCGATGGACGCGCTGCGGGTGCCGCCCGGCGACGCCGAGGTCACGACGCTGTCCGGTGGTGAGCGCCGTCGCGTCGCGCTGTGCCGCCTGCTGCTGTCGCGCCCGGACCTCCTGCTGCTCGACGAGCCGACCAATCACCTCGACGCCGAGAGCGTGGCCTGGCTCGAGCGCCACCTCGACGAGTACGCGGGCACCGTGGTCGCTGTCACCCACGACCGCTACTTCCTGGACAACGTGGCCGGCTGGATCCTCGAGCTCGACCGCGGCAAGGGGCTGCCGTTCCAGGGCAACTACTCGTCATGGCTGGAGCAGAAGCAGGCGCGTCTGGCGCAGGAGGAGCGCGAGGAGTCGGCGCTCCAGCGCACGCTGGCCCGCGAGCTCGAGTGGGTACGGGCGGCGCCGCGTGCCCGGCAGGCCAAGTCGAAGGCGCGGCTCACCTCGTACGAGGCGCTGCTCGCCCAGTCTCCGGCGGAGCGCCTGGGCAAGGCCGAGCTCGTCATCCCCAACGGCGCCCGTCTGGGGGACGTCGTCGTGGACGCCGACGGCGTCCGCAAGGGCTTCGGTGACCGGCTGCTGGTCGACGACATGACCTTCTCGCTGCCGCCGGGCGGCATCGTCGGCGTCATCGGTCCCAACGGCGCGGGCAAGACGACCCTGTTCCGCATGATCGTCGGCGAGGAGACTCCCGACGCGGGCACCCTGCGGGTCGGTGACACGGTCGAGCTGTCCTACGTCGACCAGAGCCGCGACGCGCTCGATGCGGACGGGACCGTCTTCGAAGAGATCAGTGACGGTCGCGACACGCTGGAGATCGGCGGGCGCGAGATCGCGGCCCGCTCCTACGTCGCGCAGTTCAACTTCAAGGGGCCCGACCAGCAGAAGAAGGTCGGCACCTGCTCGGGCGGCGAGCGCAACCGCATCCACATGGCCAAGCTGCTGCGTCGCGGCGGCAACCTGCTGCTGCTCGACGAGCCCACCAACGATCTGGACGTCGACACGCTGCGGTCGCTGGAGGACGCACTGCTCGCCTTCGCGGGCTGCGCCGTGATCATCAGCCACGACCGCTGGTTCCTCGACCGCATCGCCACCCACATCCTGGCGTTCGAGGGCGACAGCGAGGCCACCTGGTTCACCGGCACGTACTCCGAGTACGAGCAGGACCGCCGGGCGCGGCTCGGCGCCGACGCCGCCCAGCCGCACCGCATCGCCTACAAGCCCCTGACCCGCGGCTGA
- a CDS encoding molybdopterin-binding protein codes for MSATLRASIIVIGDEILDGFVRDANAGWLAGRLHTLGVPLDRISVVPDERDAIDEALTAELGRTRPRVVFTSGGVGTTPDDRTMASIADHLAVDLVEDPALRAMVDRIIRRLRDAGDEVDEVQRATLAKLARIPRGARPVVEPGPPSARIDLDGGPGDGGVALIALPGVPGQFRELIGRLEETLLAAFGSPVHTVELTHPYPESVLTPLLDALERRRPDVRIGSYPGRECVLRVQGARADVVAVVAELRAAIAALADDPAMARRADRWRESWSNAAERWAATEQPD; via the coding sequence GTGAGCGCGACGCTGCGCGCCTCGATCATCGTGATCGGCGACGAGATCCTCGACGGCTTCGTACGCGACGCCAACGCGGGGTGGCTGGCCGGTCGGCTGCACACCCTGGGCGTCCCGCTCGACCGCATCTCGGTCGTCCCCGACGAGCGGGACGCGATCGACGAGGCGCTGACCGCCGAGCTGGGTCGGACACGTCCGCGGGTCGTGTTCACCTCCGGCGGTGTCGGCACGACACCCGACGACCGGACGATGGCGTCGATCGCAGACCACCTCGCGGTCGACCTGGTCGAGGACCCGGCGTTGCGGGCGATGGTCGATCGCATCATCCGGCGGCTGCGCGACGCCGGCGACGAGGTCGACGAGGTGCAGCGCGCGACGCTGGCCAAGCTCGCGCGCATCCCGCGCGGGGCGCGACCGGTGGTCGAACCAGGCCCACCGTCGGCGCGCATCGATCTCGACGGTGGACCCGGCGACGGTGGCGTCGCCCTGATCGCCCTGCCTGGCGTGCCGGGTCAGTTCCGCGAGCTCATAGGGCGCCTGGAGGAGACACTGCTCGCGGCGTTCGGGTCGCCGGTGCACACGGTCGAGCTGACCCACCCCTATCCCGAGTCCGTGCTCACGCCGCTGCTCGACGCCCTGGAGCGCCGCCGACCGGACGTCAGGATCGGCTCGTACCCGGGCCGCGAGTGCGTGTTGCGCGTGCAGGGCGCGCGCGCCGACGTCGTAGCCGTCGTGGCGGAACTGCGTGCCGCGATCGCTGCGCTGGCCGACGATCCGGCCATGGCCCGCCGGGCCGACCGCTGGCGTGAGAGCTGGAGCAACGCCGCCGAGCGGTGGGCCGCGACCGAGCAGCCGGACTGA
- the mca gene encoding mycothiol conjugate amidase Mca: MRQMHAMFVHAHPDDESSKGAATMARYAKEGHRVSVVTLTDGGAGDILNPAMDKPGVKERMIDIRREELARALEIIGVTDHWSFDYRDSGYVEDFDGDGSRLADDAFFNVDVDEVVARLVALVRAERPDVLVTYPDGGGYPHPDHIRCHDVAVAAYEAAADGDRFPDAGSPHEVSKLYYTGVFTKRRLVALHEACLAHHIESPFGEWLSRWDPDHVDRTTTRIDVGDHMATAKQALLAHATQIDPQGRWFALPDGIMRGTYPWDEFELADTRVDSPIPEESLFAGVER; encoded by the coding sequence ATGCGCCAGATGCACGCGATGTTCGTCCACGCACACCCCGATGACGAGTCCTCCAAGGGTGCCGCCACGATGGCCCGGTACGCCAAGGAGGGTCACCGCGTCTCGGTCGTCACGCTGACCGACGGAGGCGCCGGGGACATCCTCAACCCGGCGATGGACAAGCCTGGGGTCAAGGAGCGGATGATCGACATCCGCCGCGAGGAACTGGCCCGCGCGCTGGAGATCATCGGCGTCACCGACCACTGGTCGTTCGACTACCGCGACTCCGGCTACGTCGAGGACTTCGATGGCGACGGAAGCCGGTTGGCCGACGACGCCTTCTTCAACGTCGACGTCGACGAGGTGGTCGCTCGCCTGGTCGCGCTCGTCCGCGCCGAACGGCCCGACGTCCTGGTGACGTACCCCGATGGCGGCGGCTATCCGCACCCCGACCACATCCGCTGCCACGACGTGGCGGTGGCGGCGTACGAGGCGGCCGCGGACGGCGACCGGTTCCCGGACGCCGGGTCACCACACGAGGTGTCCAAGCTCTACTACACGGGGGTGTTCACCAAGCGGCGGCTGGTCGCGTTGCACGAGGCGTGCCTGGCGCACCACATCGAGTCGCCGTTCGGTGAGTGGCTGTCGCGGTGGGACCCCGACCACGTCGACCGCACGACGACCCGCATCGATGTCGGCGATCACATGGCGACGGCCAAGCAGGCGCTGCTGGCGCATGCCACGCAGATCGATCCGCAGGGCCGTTGGTTCGCGCTGCCCGACGGGATCATGCGCGGCACCTATCCCTGGGACGAGTTCGAGCTCGCCGACACGCGCGTGGACAGCCCCATACCCGAGGAGTCGCTGTTCGCCGGCGTCGAACGCTGA
- a CDS encoding SRPBCC family protein: MSGNGDRAGSPTARATVAVRVPAGAAHPDALWRLLSTPELWPAWAPHIRRAEPELRPEGDPGGTGRGAGSRADVTQGGSALRTGDRVRIDGHGPATVTALITLVDPPRRWDFLVHLPLGHQMIATHELVDDAAGVRVRMAVHGPLPASVGTVLLRAYRPLADVALRRLVALTTDPDALPRATDTERTER; this comes from the coding sequence ATGAGCGGCAACGGCGACAGGGCGGGCTCGCCCACGGCGAGAGCGACTGTCGCCGTGCGCGTTCCGGCCGGGGCCGCCCATCCCGACGCGCTGTGGAGGCTGCTGTCGACACCGGAGCTGTGGCCGGCGTGGGCGCCGCACATCCGTCGTGCGGAGCCGGAGCTCCGCCCGGAGGGGGACCCCGGCGGCACCGGGCGCGGAGCCGGGTCCAGGGCCGACGTCACCCAAGGTGGATCCGCGCTGCGCACCGGCGACCGGGTGCGCATCGACGGGCACGGGCCCGCCACGGTCACTGCGCTGATCACGCTGGTGGACCCACCACGACGCTGGGACTTCCTCGTCCACCTCCCGCTGGGCCACCAGATGATCGCGACGCATGAACTGGTCGACGACGCTGCCGGCGTGCGCGTCCGGATGGCCGTTCACGGTCCGCTGCCTGCCTCCGTCGGCACCGTGCTGCTGCGGGCGTACCGACCGCTCGCCGATGTGGCCCTGCGCCGTCTGGTCGCGCTGACCACGGATCCGGATGCACTGCCGCGGGCGACCGACACGGAGCGCACCGAGCGATGA